One region of Elusimicrobiota bacterium genomic DNA includes:
- the lptB_2 gene encoding Lipopolysaccharide export system ATP-binding protein LptB yields MGGNFHLVPLVDSTSKRTHSNSTPSHEPGAVLSVFNLRKNYGATTAVDDVSFEVRPNEIVGLLGPNGAGKTTTINMILGVLEPTQGSIHIEGINIAARRGEALERTNFAAVYAPLPGNLTIEQNLRVFARLYGVINISERVETLMREFEIEKFRRVKCGLLSSGEQSRLSLAKAMLNEPHLLLLDEPTASLDPSVAKEVRDKIRRFAGKSGTGILWTSHNMREVEEVCHRVLFLSHGKILLEGNPQTLPNEHGKSSLEELFIAVAREPLTLGGA; encoded by the coding sequence GTGGGTGGAAATTTTCATCTGGTACCTCTGGTGGACTCAACAAGTAAACGGACCCATTCGAATTCGACTCCCAGTCACGAACCTGGCGCGGTCCTTTCTGTTTTCAACCTAAGAAAAAATTATGGCGCCACCACCGCGGTGGACGATGTGTCGTTTGAGGTTCGTCCAAATGAAATTGTGGGCCTTTTGGGTCCCAATGGGGCAGGAAAAACAACCACCATCAACATGATTCTGGGGGTCCTTGAACCCACTCAGGGATCGATTCACATTGAAGGCATCAATATCGCCGCACGGCGAGGTGAGGCGTTGGAACGCACCAATTTCGCCGCGGTGTATGCGCCTTTGCCGGGCAATCTCACAATCGAACAAAACTTGCGCGTGTTCGCGCGCCTTTATGGAGTGATCAATATCTCTGAACGTGTGGAGACACTGATGCGCGAATTTGAAATCGAAAAATTTCGACGGGTCAAATGCGGACTTCTTTCCTCTGGCGAACAGTCCCGCCTCAGCCTGGCCAAAGCCATGCTGAATGAACCACACCTCTTACTTTTGGATGAACCCACAGCATCCCTGGACCCCTCAGTCGCGAAAGAAGTGCGAGACAAAATTCGGCGATTCGCCGGAAAATCCGGAACTGGGATTCTTTGGACCTCGCACAACATGCGCGAAGTGGAAGAAGTGTGTCACCGCGTACTCTTTCTTTCCCACGGAAAAATTTTATTGGAGGGGAACCCACAAACGCTACCGAATGAGCATGGCAAATCCTCTCTCGAAGAACTGTTCATCGCGGTGGCGCGCGAACCGCTGACGCTGGGAGGCGCCTGA
- the yfgD gene encoding putative protein YfgD has translation MILKENNIKPRVIEYLKNPPSIKDLNMLLRKLRTAPIDIVRTKEPVYGELKLDQGEKSREDLLRAISEHPVLLQRPIVVKDSHAVIARPPEKVRELL, from the coding sequence ATGATCCTAAAAGAAAACAATATCAAGCCGCGGGTGATCGAGTATTTAAAAAACCCACCCTCCATTAAAGATTTGAACATGCTACTGCGCAAATTGCGCACGGCTCCCATCGACATTGTCCGCACCAAAGAACCCGTGTATGGGGAATTAAAATTGGACCAGGGAGAAAAATCGCGCGAAGATTTGTTGCGCGCGATCTCAGAGCACCCCGTACTGCTTCAGCGACCGATTGTGGTGAAGGATTCTCATGCCGTCATCGCCCGACCGCCAGAGAAAGTTAGAGAGTTGCTGTAA
- the recF_2 gene encoding DNA replication and repair protein RecF, with product MLKKIRIKGFRSFSQESFQTVYLQQINFIVGENSSGKSNLLEAIRFALNPSNEGITRNDFSIRKSKNRFKVTDKKATSIEIELTFSNPKKFFPKEVLRGFAKASEVTMRCKVTGRDIYKKEYFIGTKKIQKIAAYKNMLTESAAKKFLSKLQYSVSPIVRSADSIKELKQLLPLGTSSSSRSALMKFSNEVTNQLKRIVKPLLKKSGNQIEIKTDLRGIDAIRNMALDIDVIDEFPVPIQNSGQGLISDFLLRLFLSTHKSGIVAFEEPEIHMHPNKIREFIKTVRKAAPGIQVILTTHSPLLATYANFSEIILVKKTGRYSKAHQMVENLENSADLTRSRFKLFQQYQCTEMLFARGVIFVEGPQDRIAYEMAELGMELSLRENGISIITAGGKDTFRPYVEFCERLQIPWAILFDANAYIDGSSSCGVLKEFENRKWITSDAVNKLLADFQSPKKRKKSLELINEQLRKYHGSISPLPHNDMSDAVPDCLSVGLKKGLISQAWLKDVFVKLGGHVNESDQAKIEDAVKKSAKDTHKMAVILERLPSNAWGSIGASIDFANQAIGKMTQPGKTTRAVIKKTIASPPPTETKAEPGQILANQTAPATA from the coding sequence ATGCTTAAAAAGATTCGGATAAAGGGATTTCGTTCTTTTAGCCAAGAAAGTTTTCAAACAGTTTATTTACAGCAAATAAACTTTATTGTTGGCGAAAATAGCTCTGGGAAAAGCAATTTGCTCGAAGCAATTCGGTTCGCCTTAAACCCATCGAACGAGGGCATTACAAGGAATGATTTCAGCATTCGAAAAAGCAAGAACCGATTCAAGGTAACTGACAAAAAAGCAACGTCCATTGAAATAGAACTTACATTCTCCAATCCCAAGAAATTTTTTCCAAAAGAAGTGTTACGAGGATTTGCAAAGGCCTCCGAAGTAACCATGCGCTGCAAAGTAACCGGGAGAGATATTTATAAGAAGGAATATTTTATTGGCACAAAGAAGATTCAGAAAATTGCGGCCTATAAAAATATGCTCACTGAATCGGCAGCGAAAAAGTTTTTATCAAAATTGCAATATAGCGTTTCTCCCATTGTGCGAAGCGCTGACAGCATTAAGGAGCTAAAACAACTATTGCCGCTCGGAACAAGTAGTAGCAGTCGTTCTGCATTGATGAAATTCTCGAATGAGGTAACCAATCAGCTTAAAAGAATAGTTAAACCGCTTCTTAAAAAATCTGGGAACCAAATTGAGATCAAAACCGACTTGAGGGGGATTGACGCAATAAGGAACATGGCTTTGGATATAGACGTAATCGATGAATTCCCGGTGCCAATTCAAAATAGCGGTCAAGGATTAATAAGTGATTTTTTGCTTCGCCTTTTCTTAAGCACCCATAAAAGTGGAATCGTCGCATTTGAGGAACCTGAAATTCATATGCATCCGAATAAAATCCGTGAATTCATCAAAACTGTTAGAAAAGCTGCTCCGGGCATTCAAGTCATCCTTACTACGCACTCGCCGCTGTTGGCCACATATGCGAATTTCAGTGAAATTATTTTAGTCAAGAAAACGGGAAGATATAGCAAGGCACATCAAATGGTTGAAAACCTAGAAAATTCCGCTGATCTGACGAGAAGTCGATTTAAACTTTTCCAGCAATATCAATGCACAGAAATGCTTTTTGCCCGAGGAGTAATATTTGTCGAAGGCCCACAAGATCGAATTGCATATGAAATGGCTGAACTTGGCATGGAACTCTCGCTTAGGGAAAATGGGATTTCAATTATTACTGCAGGTGGGAAGGACACCTTTAGACCTTACGTCGAATTTTGCGAAAGATTGCAAATTCCGTGGGCCATTCTATTTGACGCTAATGCATATATTGATGGCAGCTCTTCGTGTGGTGTTTTAAAGGAATTTGAAAATAGGAAATGGATTACATCGGATGCTGTGAACAAATTGTTAGCCGACTTCCAGAGCCCGAAGAAACGAAAGAAAAGCCTGGAATTAATTAATGAGCAGTTAAGAAAATATCATGGTTCAATTTCGCCTTTGCCACATAATGATATGTCTGATGCGGTGCCAGATTGCTTGTCGGTGGGTTTAAAGAAAGGCTTGATTTCCCAGGCGTGGTTGAAAGATGTATTCGTGAAACTTGGTGGCCATGTTAATGAAAGTGACCAGGCAAAAATTGAAGATGCCGTAAAAAAATCTGCCAAAGACACTCATAAAATGGCAGTAATATTGGAAAGGCTCCCTTCAAACGCCTGGGGTTCAATTGGTGCTTCGATTGATTTTGCAAATCAAGCCATAGGTAAAATGACCCAGCCAGGGAAGACCACAAGAGCGGTAATAAAAAAGACGATAGCTAGTCCACCGCCAACAGAGACAAAAGCCGAGCCTGGACAAATTCTCGCCAATCAAACTGCCCCGGCTACAGCATAA
- the pdg gene encoding Ultraviolet N-glycosylase/AP lyase, translating to MRTRFGNFISPANVNKVARILKKRYGDDRLDNKLNPLNELLFILLSITTTEPVYKRTYKSLRRAFPEYSDLAVAPIGKISKAIHEGGQYKQKAVVIRSIIRMLTKRFGKPTLAPLKKLPNEECERFLTSLSGVGKKVARCVMLYSLGRQVFPVDTHCRRVGHRLGWLPRRTSKKPRSVDDDLLQSRIPRELRFSLHVNMISLGREFCRSTRPDCFSCPLSEFCPKFF from the coding sequence ATGCGTACTAGATTTGGAAATTTCATTTCACCCGCTAACGTGAATAAGGTCGCACGCATCCTTAAAAAACGGTACGGGGATGATCGGCTTGATAATAAATTGAACCCGCTAAATGAACTTCTATTTATTTTGCTCAGCATAACTACAACAGAGCCGGTATATAAACGCACATATAAATCCTTGCGCCGAGCATTCCCTGAATATTCCGATCTCGCAGTTGCCCCGATCGGGAAAATTTCGAAAGCAATTCATGAAGGCGGACAATACAAACAGAAAGCTGTTGTGATCAGATCAATCATCCGTATGCTTACAAAACGTTTTGGTAAACCAACCCTGGCACCGTTAAAAAAATTGCCGAATGAAGAGTGTGAAAGATTCCTAACCTCACTATCTGGGGTCGGGAAAAAAGTTGCTCGCTGTGTCATGTTGTATTCGTTGGGAAGGCAAGTGTTTCCCGTCGATACTCATTGCAGAAGAGTTGGCCATAGGCTGGGCTGGCTTCCACGTCGAACTTCTAAAAAACCCCGTTCTGTGGATGATGATCTACTGCAATCTCGCATTCCGAGAGAACTGCGTTTTTCCCTGCATGTAAATATGATTTCTTTGGGGCGTGAATTCTGCAGATCTACGCGGCCCGATTGCTTCAGTTGTCCGTTGTCTGAATTCTGTCCCAAGTTTTTTTAA